The Deinococcus detaillensis genomic sequence CGTCTTTCGCTCGCGCAATCTGATGCTGGCGGGCAACACGTTGTTGCTGGGCGCTTCAGTGCTGCTGACTACCACGCTGGTGGCACTGCCACTGGCCTTTCTGGCGGCCCGCACTGACCTGCGCCCACGCGGAGTGCTCACGCTGCTAGGCGTGCTGCCGCTGGCGATTCCGGGATATGTGGGAGCCTACGCTTTCATCGCGGCGGGCGGGGCAGGTGGAGCCATCAATACCCTGACGGGCCTGCGCGTGCCAGGGCCGAGCGGTTTCTGGGGCGCGCTGCTGGTGCTGACGCTGTTCACCTTTCCGTACCTCTTCCTGAACCTCCATGCTGCGCTACGAACGCAGGACCCCGCCCTAGAAGACGCCGCTCGCCTGCTAGGCCGTACCCGCTGGCAAACCTTCTGGCAGGTGACGGTGCCGCACTTGCGCCCGGCGTGGCTGTCGGGTGGACTACTGATCGGTTTGCACACCCTGGGCGATTTCAGCGTGGTCAGCCTGATGCGCTACCCCACCTTCAGCGCGGCCATCTATCAGCAGTACACGGCGGCCTATGACCGGGTGTATTCGGCGTGGCTGGCGCTGCTCCTGCTGCTGCTGACCGGGGCGGCCCTGTGGTTGGAGGCCCGCTTTATGCGCGGAGTCTTCTTGTCACGGGTGTCGCCAGCCACGGCTAGAAAACCCAGTGTGGTGAAACTGGGCCATCTGCGCCCGCTGGCGTGGCTGTTCGTGGGGGTCCTGGCCTTTGTATCGCTGATTGTGCCACTGGGGACGGTACTGTACTGGCTGGAACTGGACAACAACCCGTTCAACCCGTTCGCCTGGTCTGGTCTGCTGGCCGCCCTGCAATCCGCGCTGGGGGCGGCAGCGCTGGCTGCCGTGACGACAACGGCGCTGGCCCTGCCGCTGGCCATCATTGGCAGCCGCTTTACTGGACGCTGGCCACGCGTCATCGAGCGGGCCGCGTACCTGGGTTACGCCACGCCGCCGCTGGCCTTCGCGCTGGCGCTGATCTTCTTCGTGCTGCGGGCCGCGCCGCCGCTGTACCAGACCCTGCCGCTGCTGATCATTGCCTACACGCTGCACTTTGTCGCGGAGGCCATCGGCCCGATTCGCAGTGGGCTGGTGCGGGCCACGCCCCGGCTGGAGGAAGCCGCCCGCGTGCTGGGCGTCACGCGTAGTGGGGCGTTGCGGCGGGTTACGTTGCCGCTGCTGGGGCCGGGGCTGTTAGTCAGCGCGGCCTTCGTGTTCCTGAGTGTTCTTAAGGAGCTACCGCTGACGCTGCTGCTGTCGCCCATTGGTTTTGAAACCTTGGCCCGCAACGTCTGGTCCTACACCGAGGAAGCCCAGTACGCCAGCGCTGCTCCCTACGCTCTGGCCTTGGCGGCGGTGGGGGCCGTGCTGACCCTGCTCATCCTGCGGCGGGAACGGGAATGAGGAGGTCTGTATGACAATCACCAACAAACACAAGCTGGAGGCGGGTCAGATTGACCTCTCAACCTCCGCCCCACCCGCGCTGGAATTGCGGGGCCTAGTCAAGCACTTCTATGCGCAAGGCCGTCCTACCACCACTCTGCCCCCGGTGGTGGATAACCTGAGTTTGCAGGTTGCGCCAGGGGAACTGCTGACCTTGCTGGGGCCAT encodes the following:
- a CDS encoding ABC transporter permease, producing MTRRLPFFLLLPALLTLLGVLVPLSYLVLRALGAEPGELREIVFRSRNLMLAGNTLLLGASVLLTTTLVALPLAFLAARTDLRPRGVLTLLGVLPLAIPGYVGAYAFIAAGGAGGAINTLTGLRVPGPSGFWGALLVLTLFTFPYLFLNLHAALRTQDPALEDAARLLGRTRWQTFWQVTVPHLRPAWLSGGLLIGLHTLGDFSVVSLMRYPTFSAAIYQQYTAAYDRVYSAWLALLLLLLTGAALWLEARFMRGVFLSRVSPATARKPSVVKLGHLRPLAWLFVGVLAFVSLIVPLGTVLYWLELDNNPFNPFAWSGLLAALQSALGAAALAAVTTTALALPLAIIGSRFTGRWPRVIERAAYLGYATPPLAFALALIFFVLRAAPPLYQTLPLLIIAYTLHFVAEAIGPIRSGLVRATPRLEEAARVLGVTRSGALRRVTLPLLGPGLLVSAAFVFLSVLKELPLTLLLSPIGFETLARNVWSYTEEAQYASAAPYALALAAVGAVLTLLILRRERE